TGGTCGATGGCGTTGGCGCTGCGACTCGGTTCCTACGAGTTGCTGCGGGCCGAAGGTGCCGAGCCGGTGCTGCTGCTCGACGACGTGTTCGCCGAACTCGACGTATCGCGGCGCCGCGCGCTCGCCGGCGTGGCCGCCAATGCCGAGCAGGTCCTGGTGACGGCCGCTGTGTCCGAAGACATTCCGGACGACTGGGACGCCCAGCGGATTGTGGTGGACATGAAAGACAGTGAACACGGCCGAGTTTCGGAGTTGGCATGAGCGAGTCCGAAGAACCGCAGCCGAGCGAGCGGTCGGGCCCGCCCGCGCACCTGGCCCACCTCAAGGGCATGGATCTGGTGCGGCGCACCCTCGAAGAGGCCCGCGGCGCGGCCCGGGAACAGGGTAAGGATGTCGGGCGCGGCGGCCACTCCCCCCTCCGCCGGCGCCCCCGGCCCGGCCGTCGTCGCAGTTGGTCCGGTCCCGGTCCGGACAGCCGCGACCCGCAGCTGCTGGGTTCGGCGACCAGCGATCTGGCCAAGAAACGCGGTTGGAACAACAAGGTGTCCGAAGGAGTGGTGATCGGGCAGTGGGCGATGGTGGTCGGCGAACAGATCGCCGAGCACACCGAGCCGACCACGCTGCGCGACGGAGTGCTCAGTGTGTCGGCGGACAGCACCGCGTGGGCGACCCAGCTGCGGATGGTGCAGGCCCAGTTGTTGGCCAAGATCGCCGCCGCCGTCGGCGACGGGGTGGTGACCGCACTGAAGATCACCGGCCCGACCGCGCCGTCGTGGCGCAAGGGTCGCCGTCATATCCCGGGTCGCGGGCCCCGCGACACCTACGGCTGACGAGCGCGCTCAGAGCGTGCAGGATCGAACGTGAGCCGTGGGTGGTCCCGATTTGGCTATGCCCACCGAGAAAATCTGTGTCCGGCGCAATCAGATGCCGGGAAACGCCCATAGAGGATCGGTGCTGACGGGTTGTACCGGTAGACTGGCGTGATGACCTGCCGCGGTGACTAGGCCGCGGGCATGCGAAACCCCAAGGAGAAGCGTCCGACCGTGGCTGCGCAGAAGAAGAAGACCGATTACGGCGCCGAATCCATCACCGTCCTGGAGGGCCTCGAGGCCGTACGCAAGCGGCCCGGCATGTACATCGGATCCACCGGAGAACGGGGCTTACACCATCTGATCTGGGAAGTCGTCGACAACTCGGTGGACGAGGCGATGGCCGGCTACGCCACCGAGGTCGATGTGGTGCTGCTCGACGACGGCGGCGTCCAGGTCCGCGACAACGGCCGCGGTATCCCCGTGGCGATGCACGCCACCGGCGTCCCGACCGTCGACGTGGTGATGACGCAGCTGCACGCCGGCGGCAAGTTCGGCGGCGAGGACAGCGGCTACACCGTCTCCGGCGGTCTGCACGGCGTCGGTGTCTCCGTGGTCAACGCGCTGTCGAGCCGGCTGGAGGTCGACATCGCGCGCGACGGCTACGAGTGGTCGCAGGTGTACACCCGCGCCCAGCCCGGCACCCTCAAACAGGGCGAACCCACCAAGAAGTCCGGAACGACCATCCGATTCTGGGCCGACCCGGAGATCTTCGAGACCACCGTCTACGACTTCGAGACCGTCGCCCGACGCCTGCAGGAGATGGCCTTCCTCAACAAGGGTCTGACGATCAAGCTCACCGACGAGCGGGTCTCGGTCGAGGAGGTCGTCGACGAGGTGGTCAGCGAGACCGCCGAAGCCCCGAAGTCCGCCGAGGAGCAGGCCGCCGAGGCCGCGGGACCCGCCAAGGTCAAGCACCGTACCTTCCATTACCCGGGCGGCCTGGTCGACTACGTCAAGCACATCAACCGCACCAAGACGCCGATCCACCAGAGCATCGTCGATTTCGAGAGCAAGGGCACCGGCCACGAGGTCGAGGTCGCCATGCAGTGGAACGCCGGCTACTCGGAGTCGGTGCACACCTTCGCCAACACCATCAACACCCATGAGGGCGGCACTCACGAGGAGGGCTTCCGCGCCGCGCTGACCTCGGTGGTGAACCGGTACGCCAAGGACAAGAAGCTGCTCAAGGACAAGGACCCGAACCTCACCGGCGACGACATCCGGGAGGGGTTGGCCGCGGTCATCTCCGTCAAGGTCGCCGAACCGCAGTTCGAGGGTCAGACCAAGACCAAGCTGGGCAACACCGAGGTGAAGTCTTTTGTCCAGAAGGCCTGCAACGAGCAGCTGAACCACTGGTTCGAGGCAAACCCGGCCGAGGCGAAAACCGTTGTCAACAAAGCGGTTTCCTCCGCCCAGGCCCGCATCGCGGCCCGCAAGGCCCGAGAGTTGGTGCGGCGCAAGAGCGCAACCGACCTCGGTGGTCTGCCCGGCAAGCTCGCCGACTGCCGCTCGACGGATCCCAGTAAGTCCGAACTGTATGTGGTGGAGGGTGATTCCGCCGGCGGCTCGGCCAAGAGCGGCCGCGATTCGATGTTCCAGGCGATCCTGCCGTTGCGCGGCAAGATCATCAACGTCGAGAAGGCCCGCATCGACCGGGTGCTGAAGAACACCGAAGTCCAGGCCATCATCACGGCGCTGGGCACCGGTATCCACGACGAGTTCGACATCGAGAAGCTGCGGTATCACAAGATCGTGCTGATGGCCGACGCCGACGTCGACGGCCAGCACATCTCCACACTGCTGCTGACGTTGTTGTTCCGGTTCATGCGCCCGCTGATCGAGAACGGCCACGTGTTCCTGGCGCAGCCGCCGCTGTACAAGCTGAAGTGGCAGCGTTCCGAGCCCGAATTCGCCTACTCCGACCGGGAGCGCGACGGTCTGCTGGAGGCGGGGCGCAAGGCCGGCCGCAAGATCAACGCCGACGACGGCATCCAGCGCTACAAGGGTCTGGGCGAGATGGACGCCAAGGAACTGTGGGAGACCACCATGGATCCCTCGGTGCGGGTGCTGCGCCAAGTCACCCTCGATGATGCGGCCGCCGCCGACGAATTGTTCTCGATCCTGATGGGCGAGGACGTCGAGGCCCGCCGCAGTTTCATCACCCGTAATGCCAAGGATGTCCGCTTCCTGGATGTGTAACCGGCACAACGGTTTACACCCAGCTTGCGAGGATAGATTGAGGAGCGCATGACAGACACGACGCTGCCGCCCGACGACGGCCCGCGCGACCGCATCGAACCGGTCGACATTCAGCAGGAGATGCAGCGCAGCTACATCGACTACGCCATGAGCGTGATCGTGGGCCGCGCGCTGCCGGAGGTACGCGACGGTCTCAAGCCCGTGCACCGCCGTGTGCTCTACGCGATGTACGACTCGGGCTTCCGTCCGGATCGCAGCCACGCGAAGTCGGCCCGTTCGGTCGCCGAGACGATGGGTAACTATCACCCGCACGGTGATTCGTCGATCTACGACACCCTGGTGCGGATGGCGCAGCCCTGGTCGTTGCGCTACCCCCTGGTCGACGGGCAGGGCAACTTCGGCTCGCCGGGCAACGACCCGCCGGCGGCCATGCGCTACACCGAGGCGCGGCTGACTCCGCTGGCCATGGAGATGCTGCGTGAAATCGACGAGGAGACAGTCGATTTCATCCCGAACTACGACGGCCGCGTGCAGGAACCGACGGTGCTTCCGAGCCGGTTCCCGAACCTGCTGGCCAACGGTTCCGGCGGCATCGCCGTCGGCATGGCCACCAACATCCCGCCGCACAACCTCCGGGAGCTCGCCGAGGCCGTGTACTGGGCGTTGGAGAACTACGACGCGGACGAGGAAACCACCCTCGAGGCCGTCATGGAACGGGTCAAGGGACCCGACTTCCCCACGCACGGACTGATTGTCGGCTCGCAGGGCATCAACGACGCCTACCGGACGGGCCGCGGTTCGATCCGGATGCGCGGCGTGGTGGAGATCGAGGAGGACAGCCGGGGCCGCAACTCGCTGGTCATCACCGAGCTGCCCTACCAGGTCAACCACGACAACTTCATCACCTCGATCGCCGAGCAGGTCCGCGACGGCAAGCTCGGCGGCATCTCCAACATCGAGGACCAGTCCAGTGACCGGGTGGGCCTGCGGATCGTCATCGAGCTCAAGCGCGATGCCGTGGCCAAGGTGGTGGTGAACAACCTCTACAAGCACACCCAGCTGCAGAGCAGCTTCGGCGCCCACATGCTGTCCATCGTCGACGGCGTGCCGCGCACGCTGCGGTTGGACCAGATGATCCGCCATTACGTCGAGCATCAGATCGACGTCATCGTCCGGCGGACCACCTACCGACTGCGCAAGGCCAACGAGCGGGCCCACATCCTGCGCGGTCTGGTCAAGGCGCTCGATGCGCTCGACGAGGTCATCGCGTTGATCCGGGCCTCGCAGACCGTCGACATCGCTCGCGCGGGCCTGATCGAGCTGCTCGACATCGACGAGATTCAGGCGCAGGCCATCCTCGACATGCAGCTGCGCCGGCTGGCCGCGCTGGAACGCCAACGCATTGTCGATGACCTGGCCAAGATCGAGGCCGAGATCGCCGACCTCGAGGACATCCTGGCGAGGCCCGAGCGTCAGCGCGGCATCGTGCGCGACGAGCTCGCCGAGATCGTCGAGAAGCACGGCGACGACCGCCGGACCCGGATCATCGCGGCCGACGGCGACGTCAGTGACGAGGATCTGATCGCGCGTGAGGACGTCGTCGTCACCATCACCGAGACCGGATACGCCAAGCGGACCAAGACCGACCTCTACCGCAGCCAGAAACGCGGCGGCAAGGGTGTCCAGGGCGCCGGGCTCAAGCAGGACGACATCGTCGCGCACTTCTTCGTGTGCTCCACGCACGACTGGATTCTGTTCTTCACCACGCAGGGCCGGGTGTACCGGGCCAAGGCCTACGACCTGCCCGAGATGACGCGCACCGCCCGCGGCCAGCACGTCGCCAACCTGCTGGCCTTCCAGCCGGAGGAGCGAATCGCGCAGGTCATCCAGATCAAGAGTTACGAGGATGCGCCGTATCTGGTCCTGGCGACGCGCAACGGTCTGGTCAAGAAGTCGCGGCTGACCGACTTCGACTCCAACCGCTCCGGCGGCATCGTCGCGATCAACCTGCGCGAGGGTGACGAGCTGGTGGGCGCCGTGCTGTGTTCGGCCGAGGAGGACCTGCTGCTGGTCAGCGCCAAGGGCCAGTCCATCCGGTTCTCGGCCACCGACGAGGCGCTGCGCCCGATGGGGCGGGCGACCTCGGGCGTGCAGGGCATGCGGTTCAACGAGGACGACGAGCTGCTGTCGCTCAACGTCGTGCGCGAGGACACCTACCTGTTGGTGGCCACCTCCGGTGGGTACGCCAAGCGGACCGCCATCGAGGAGTACACGGTGCAGGGCCGCGGCGGTAAAGGCATCCTGACCATCCAGTACGACAAACGTCGTGGCA
This DNA window, taken from Mycolicibacterium sp. MU0050, encodes the following:
- a CDS encoding DUF721 family protein, translating into MSESEEPQPSERSGPPAHLAHLKGMDLVRRTLEEARGAAREQGKDVGRGGHSPLRRRPRPGRRRSWSGPGPDSRDPQLLGSATSDLAKKRGWNNKVSEGVVIGQWAMVVGEQIAEHTEPTTLRDGVLSVSADSTAWATQLRMVQAQLLAKIAAAVGDGVVTALKITGPTAPSWRKGRRHIPGRGPRDTYG
- the gyrB gene encoding DNA topoisomerase (ATP-hydrolyzing) subunit B codes for the protein MAAQKKKTDYGAESITVLEGLEAVRKRPGMYIGSTGERGLHHLIWEVVDNSVDEAMAGYATEVDVVLLDDGGVQVRDNGRGIPVAMHATGVPTVDVVMTQLHAGGKFGGEDSGYTVSGGLHGVGVSVVNALSSRLEVDIARDGYEWSQVYTRAQPGTLKQGEPTKKSGTTIRFWADPEIFETTVYDFETVARRLQEMAFLNKGLTIKLTDERVSVEEVVDEVVSETAEAPKSAEEQAAEAAGPAKVKHRTFHYPGGLVDYVKHINRTKTPIHQSIVDFESKGTGHEVEVAMQWNAGYSESVHTFANTINTHEGGTHEEGFRAALTSVVNRYAKDKKLLKDKDPNLTGDDIREGLAAVISVKVAEPQFEGQTKTKLGNTEVKSFVQKACNEQLNHWFEANPAEAKTVVNKAVSSAQARIAARKARELVRRKSATDLGGLPGKLADCRSTDPSKSELYVVEGDSAGGSAKSGRDSMFQAILPLRGKIINVEKARIDRVLKNTEVQAIITALGTGIHDEFDIEKLRYHKIVLMADADVDGQHISTLLLTLLFRFMRPLIENGHVFLAQPPLYKLKWQRSEPEFAYSDRERDGLLEAGRKAGRKINADDGIQRYKGLGEMDAKELWETTMDPSVRVLRQVTLDDAAAADELFSILMGEDVEARRSFITRNAKDVRFLDV
- the gyrA gene encoding DNA gyrase subunit A; the protein is MTDTTLPPDDGPRDRIEPVDIQQEMQRSYIDYAMSVIVGRALPEVRDGLKPVHRRVLYAMYDSGFRPDRSHAKSARSVAETMGNYHPHGDSSIYDTLVRMAQPWSLRYPLVDGQGNFGSPGNDPPAAMRYTEARLTPLAMEMLREIDEETVDFIPNYDGRVQEPTVLPSRFPNLLANGSGGIAVGMATNIPPHNLRELAEAVYWALENYDADEETTLEAVMERVKGPDFPTHGLIVGSQGINDAYRTGRGSIRMRGVVEIEEDSRGRNSLVITELPYQVNHDNFITSIAEQVRDGKLGGISNIEDQSSDRVGLRIVIELKRDAVAKVVVNNLYKHTQLQSSFGAHMLSIVDGVPRTLRLDQMIRHYVEHQIDVIVRRTTYRLRKANERAHILRGLVKALDALDEVIALIRASQTVDIARAGLIELLDIDEIQAQAILDMQLRRLAALERQRIVDDLAKIEAEIADLEDILARPERQRGIVRDELAEIVEKHGDDRRTRIIAADGDVSDEDLIAREDVVVTITETGYAKRTKTDLYRSQKRGGKGVQGAGLKQDDIVAHFFVCSTHDWILFFTTQGRVYRAKAYDLPEMTRTARGQHVANLLAFQPEERIAQVIQIKSYEDAPYLVLATRNGLVKKSRLTDFDSNRSGGIVAINLREGDELVGAVLCSAEEDLLLVSAKGQSIRFSATDEALRPMGRATSGVQGMRFNEDDELLSLNVVREDTYLLVATSGGYAKRTAIEEYTVQGRGGKGILTIQYDKRRGNLVGALIVDEDSELYAITSGGGVIRTAARQVRKAGRQTKGVRLMNLGEGDTLLAIARNADEVSADEIEEAPESADADE